Proteins from a single region of Xiphias gladius isolate SHS-SW01 ecotype Sanya breed wild chromosome 2, ASM1685928v1, whole genome shotgun sequence:
- the aldh1l2 gene encoding mitochondrial 10-formyltetrahydrofolate dehydrogenase, which yields MLWTASQVLRRFSTSNNYYQNKLKLAIIGQSLFGQEVYSNLRKQGHRVVGVFTVPDKDGKADPLAVAAEKDGTPVFKFPRWRVKGKPIAEVVEAYKAVGAELNVMPFCSQFIPMNIIDHPKHGSIIYHPSILPLHRGASAINWTLIHGDKKAGFTVFWADDGLDTGPILLQRECVVEPNDTVDTLYNRFLFPEGIKAMVESVQLIADGKAPRVPQTEEGASYEGIQKKSNAKVNLAQPAEAIHNWIRGHDKVPGAWTVIEDQFVTLYGSSMFGGPVPAGQPLEIDGASQPGVVTKNGLVLYGTDGKALLVKSLQFEDGKMIPASKYFSSGESTSVELTDGEKKMAEEIRNIWKGILSNVAAIEDTTDFFKSGAASMDVVRLVEEVKQKCASVKLQNEDVYMATTFQDFIQMFVRKLRGEDQDEELVIDYATKEVNNMTVKMPYQCFINGKFEDAENGKTYDTINPTDGSVICKVSYASVGDVDRAVAAAKEAYDIGPWGRMNPRDRGNLLYKLADLMEEHQEELATIESIDSGAVYTLALKTHVGMSIQTFRYFAGWCDKIQGKTIPINQARPNRNLTFTKREPLGVCAIVIPWNYPLMMLAWKSAACLAAGNTLVLKPAQVTPLTALKFAELSVKAGIPKGVINILPGSGGMVGQRLSDHPDIRKLGFTGSTPIGKQIMKSCAVSNLKKVSLELGGKSPLIIFSDCDMDKAVRMGMSSVYFNKGENCIAAGRLFLEESIHDEFIARVVEEIKKMKIGDPLDRSTDHGPQNHKAHLDKLLEYCEIGVKEGATLVYGGRQVDRPGYFMEPTVLANVEDHMFIAKEESFGPVMVVSKFKDGDVDGVLQRANDTEYGLASGVFTRDINKAMYVSERLEAGTVFVNTYNKTDVAAPFGGFKQSGFGKDLGEDALMEYLKTKAVTVEY from the exons ATGTTGTGGACAGCGAGTCAAGTATTACGGAGATTCTCCACCTCTAAC AATTATTACCAAAATAAGCTAAAACTAGCTATAATTGGCCAGAGCCTGTTTGGCCAGGAAGTGTACAGCAACCTGAGGAAACAGGGTCACAGAGTGGTGGGTGTGTTCACTGTCCCTGACAAAGATGGCAAGGCTGACCCCCTAG cGGTGGCAGCGGAGAAAGACGGGACGCCGGTGTTCAAGTTCCCACGGTGGCGGGTCAAGGGGAAACCCATCGCAGAGGTGGTGGAGGCCTACAAGGCAGTGGGCGCCGAGCTCAATGTCATGCCCTTTTGCTCCCAGTTTATCCCCATGAACATCATCGACCACCCTAAGCACGGCTCCATCATCTACCACCCTTCCATCCTGCCCCTGCACAGAGGAGCCTCAGCCATCAACTg gACCCTGATCCATGGTGATAAGAAAGCTGGCTTCACAGTGTTCTGGGCTGATGATGGACTGGACACTGGACCAATCCTGCTGCAGAGGGAGTGTGTTGTCGAACCCAATGACACAGTGGACACACTCTACAACCGTTTCCTCTTCCCAGAGGGCATCAAGGCCATG GTGGAGTCAGTGCAGCTCATCGCTGATGGAAAGGCCCCTCGAGTTCCCCAGACAGAGGAAGGGGCCAGCTATGAAGGCATTCAGAAGAAATCCAACGCCAAG GTCAACCTGGCTCAACCAGCTGAGGCCATCCACAACTGGATCCGCGGCCATGACAAAGTCCCTGGTGCCTGGACTGTCATTGAGGATCAG TTTGTGACCCTGTATGGCTCGTCCATGTTCGGGGGACCGGTACCAGCTGGTCAGCCCCTGGAGATTGACGGGGCGTCCCAGCCCGGTGTGGTCACCAAGAATGGGCTCGTCCTGTACGGAACTGATGGGAAAGCT CTTTTGGTGAAGAGCCTGCAATTTGAAGATGGGAAGATGATCCCTGCTTCTAAATACTTTTCCTCTGGAGAAAGCACCAGTGTGGAGCTGACTGatggtgaaaagaaaatggcagagGAGATCAGG aaCATCTGGAAGGGCATCCTCAGCAATGTTGCAGCCATTGAGGACACCACAGACTTCTTCAAGTCCGGAGCTGCCTCCATGGATGTGGTCAG gctggtggaggaggtgaagcAGAAATGTGCCAGTGTGAAGCTGCAGAACGAGGATGTGTATATGGCCACCACCTTCCAGGACTTCATCCAGATGTTTGTCCGGAAGCTAAGAGGAGAGGACCAGGACGAGGAGCTGGTCATTGACTAT GCAACCAAAGAAGTGAACAACATGACAGTTAAAATGCCATACCAGTGCTTTATCAACGGGAAGTTCGAGGATGCAGAAAATGGCAAGACCTACGATACCATCAATCCTACTGATGGCTCC GTGATCTGTAAAGTGTCCTATGCCTCAGTGGGGGATGTGGACCGGGCTGTGGCAGCTGCCAAAGAAGCTTATGATATAGGCCCCTGGGGCAGGATGAACCCTAGAGACAGAGGAAATCTGCTTTACAA GCTTGCAGACCTGATGGAGGAACACCAGGAGGAGCTGGCCACCATCGAGTCCATCGACTCAGGGGCTGTGTACACGCTGGCCCTCAAGACCCATGTAGGCATGTCCATCCAAACTTTCCGCTACTTCGCCGGCTGGTGTGACAAGATCCAG GGCAAGACAATTCCCATCAACCAGGCTAGGCCCAACCGGAATCTGACCTTCACTAAGAGAGAACCTCTGGG tgtgtgtgccaTTGTTATCCCATGGAACTACCCTCTCATGATGTTAGCATGGAAGAGTGCTGCCTGCCTCGCAGCTGGAAACACACTTGTACTTAAACCCGCACAG GTCACTCCACTGACAGCGCTGAAGTTTGCTGAGCTGTCAGTGAAAGCTGGCATTCCAAAAGGAGTCATCAACATTTTGCCAGGCTCAG GTGGCATGGTGGGACAGCGTTTGTCCGACCACCCAGACATCCGCAAGTTGGGCTTCACTGGCTCCACACCTATTGGCAAACAGATCATGAAGAG CTGTGCGGTCAGTAACCTGAAGAAGGTTTCTCTGGAGCTGGGAGGGAAGTCACCACTCATCATCTTCAGCGACTGTGACATGGACAAGGCTGTTCGCATG GGCATGAGCTCTGTGTATTTCAACAAAGGTGAGAATTGCATCGCTGCTGGACGTCTGTTTTTGGAGGAGTCGATACATGATGAGTTCATCGCCCGAGTG GTGGAGGAGATCAAGAAGATGAAGATCGGAGACCCTCTGGATCGCTCCACAGACCACGGCCCACAGAATCACAAAGCCCACCTGGACAAGCTGCTGGAGTACTGCGAAATTGGAGTGAAGGAGGGGGCCACACTGGTATATGGAggcagacaggtggacaggCCAG GTTATTTCATGGAGCCCACAGTACTCGCTAATGTGGAGGACCACATGTTCATTGCCAAAGAGGAGTCCTTTGGCCCCGTTATGGTGGTGTCCAAATTCAAAGATGG CGATGTGGATGGCGTACTGCAGAGAGCCAACGACACAGAGTATGGCCTGGCCTCTGGCGTGTTCACCCGCGACATCAACAAGGCCATGTACGTGAGCGAGCGGCTGGAGGCTGgaacagtatttgtcaacacCTACAACAAGACTGATGTGGCTGCACCTTTTGGAGGATTCAAGCAATCTGGCTTTGGCAAAGACCTTG GGGAGGATGCTCTCATGGAATACCTCAAGACTAAAGCAGTGACTGTGGAGTACTGA